Genomic window (Streptomyces sp. NBC_00078):
AGCGCAGCGGCCCCAGTACGGGCCGCAGAGCGGCCGCTAGCGCGGAGCCGCCGAGCGTGGCCAGCAGGGCGTAGAGCCCGTCCGCGGTGGCGACGCCGAGCGCCGCGCAGGCACCGGTCCGCAGCGACGTACGGGCGGTCAGGGACACGAGGTAGGTCGCGACCGCGCCTACGGGAACGGCGATGCCGTAGCCCGCGACCAGGCCCGCGACGAGCGCGGCGGTCACGACGCGGGAAGCGTCGGCCTCCGGTGCCGGCCGGACTGCTGCTGGAACCGCACCGGCATGGCAGTGGCGGTCAGCGGCAGCAGGGTGAACGTCGCAGGCATGACCGGATTCTGGTCGCGGCCGCGGCCGGCCCACAACCGAATTCCGATGCGTGAGCGAGCATCCCCGGCCAGATTGCCCGGACCACCGATCTGGCCGAACTTCACGTCGCCCTATAGGTGCCCCGGGCATCTAATGAAGATCTGCACGACGCACGCTCTTCGTCTGCGAGGTCTTTCCATGATGGAAACGGAACCCGTCGCGTTCCCCCAGGACCGGACCTGTCCCTACCACCCGCCCACCGCCTACGAGCCCCTTCGCGCCACCCGCCCGCTGTCCCGGATCACCCTCTACGACGGCCGTCCGGCCTGGCTCGTCACCGGTCATGCCCTGGCCCGCGATCTGCTGGCCGACCAGCGGCTGTCGACCGACCGCACCCACCCCGACTTCCCGGCACCCACCGAACGCTTCTCGGCGGTGAAGAACCGGAGGGTCGCGCTGCTCGGTGTCGACGACCCGAAACACCGCACTCAGCGGCGGATGATGGTCCCCAGTTTCACTCTCCGGCGGGCCGTCGAACTGCGCCCCGAGATCCAGCGGATCGTGGACGAGCGGATCGACGCGATGGTGGCCCAGGGGCCGCCCGCCGAGCTGGTGAGTGCCTTCGCGCTGCCCGTGCCGTCGATGGTGATCTGCGCACTGCTCGGCGTCCCCTACGCCGACCACGAGTTCTTCGAAGGACAGTCACGCCGGCTGCTGCGCGGCCCCACGGTCGAGGACGTGCAGGACGCTCGCGACCAACTCGACGCGTACTTCGAGGAGTTGATCGACCACAAGCAGAAACAGCCCGAGCCGGGCGACGGCGTGCTGGACGAACTCGTCCACCAGCAGCTGCGCGAGGGAGTGCTCGACCGCCAGGAAGTCATCTCGTTCGCGACCATCCTGCTGGTCGCCGGTCACGAGACGACCGCCAACATGATCTCCCTCGGAACCTTCACGCTCCTCCAACACCCCCAGCGGCTGGCCGAGTTGCGCGGCGACAAGGAGCTGGTGCCTGCGGCGGTGGAGGAGCTGATGCGGATGCTGTCCATCGCGGACGGGCTGCTGCGCCGGGCCACCGAGGACATCGAGGCGGGCGACACGACGATCCGGGCGGGCGACGGCGTCATCTTCGCGACCTCGGTCATCAACCGAGACGAGGACGTCTACCCCGCACCCGACACCCTCGACTGGCATCGCTCCGCCCGCCACCACGTCGCGTTCGGCTTCGGCATCCACCAGTGCCTCGGCCAGAACCTGGCCCGCGCCGAGTTGGAGATCGCCCTGCGCACCCTCTTCGACCGGCTGCCCACGCTGCGCCTCGCCGCTCCGGCGGACGAGATCCCCTTCAAGCCCGGCGACACGATCCAGGGGATGCTGGAACTCCCCGTGACCTGGTAAGAGGCTGCAGGCCATGCACATCGACAGGGACATCGACATCGACAGGGACGTCTGCATCGGGGCCGGCCAGTGCGCGATGGCCGCCCCGGGCGTCTTCTCCCAGGACGACGACGGATTCAGCACGCTGCTGCCGGGCCGCGAGGACGGCGGCGGCGATCCGATGGTGCGGGAGGCCGCCCGGGCCTGTCCGGTGGGCGCCATCACCGTGTCCGAGAGCTGAGGTTCAGCGGGACATCAGCAGCCGCGCCGCCTCACGCGCCCCCCGCGCGGGCTCGGTGCTCCCGGTGATTCCGGCGCTGACCATGGCGCTTCGGCCAGCAGGAACAGCTGCCCGCCAGGGCGCCGGGCAGCCTCGCCGAGGCCACCAGTGCGACGAGGTAGTCCCGGAACGCCCGCTTGTGAGCCCGCACCTGGGCCACCACGCGGGCCGACGTGGCGCCCAGCTCGCCGTAGGAATATCCAGCCACACCCACGGAAACCGTCTTCGCCGAACCGTCGCTCCAGCCAGTCGAAGACGGCCAGGATCCGTTCCCGGGGATCCTGCTGACGCTCCACGAACTCGGCGAGCCGGCCGCGCCGGCGCACTGATACGCCTGCGCGGGATGGGTGTCCGGTTCGGTGAGCCGCACTCCGGTGAGGTGGGGGAGGACGGTGTGCGACCTGAGTTCGGGTGGGAGTGCGCGCTGGACCGACTGGGCGTGGGCCGATACGCGCTCAGGGCCTGTCGGCGACGGTGAAGGAAGTACGGGTGCGTGAGCGGGCGCTCTCGACGACCCGCGGTGTGGAGAGCGCGATCGGGGCCCTGGCGAGGTCTCCGACGAGGCGGGTGCCGCGCCGAGGAGGACCGGTACGAGGTCGACGTGGATCTCGTCCAGGAGCCCGACGCAGAGGGCCTGACGGGCCGGCTCGCCCGCGGCCACCCCCAGGCACGTTCCCCGGCGGCGGCCATGGCCTGGCGTACAGCGCTGTGCAGCCCGTCGGTGACGAACGTGCCGAGCGGCGGCCGACGACGTGACATCCCCTCGGTCGTCGCCCTCACCGGACCTTGCGGACGTAGTCGTCGCTGCCGGGCGTCGAAACCATCACGTCCCGTCGGACGATGCTCAGCCGGTCGCCGAACCCCGTAAGGGCCTTGTGCAGCCCGCTGTCCGAGTACTCGATCACGAGCACCCGGTCGTCGAACGCCTTCGCGTACGCCCCGCACTCGTCGTGCTCCGCGCACTCCTCGGCCACCGCGAAGTCGAGCCCCGTCCGCTTCCTCAGCCCGGCCAGCTCCACCGTGTTCTTCTGCGCGATCGCCAGGTGGCGGGCGTGCGCGTGCCGGGACAGGAGCCTGACGAAGGCGGTTGCGTCGTTCGCCGTCAGCAGGTGCCGGGAGCGGGTGTAGCTGTCGTAGTTGTCCGGCTCGACCGCGTCGAAGCCCTTGGCGGCGCAGCCGTCGATCCAACGGCCGATCCGGGCCGCCACGCGCTGCCGCTTGGCCGGTGTCCGGATGTCGAGCAGTGCCTCTCCCCAGTCCCCGTCGACGACCACCTTGCCCCGCTCGTCCCGCAGCAGGAGGTCGGAGGGCCAGGAGGTGCGCTCGTCCGGCTGGGACTGGAAGGCGTTGACGTAGCAGATGTTGTACAGGCCGGTCGCAGGGGAGGCCGTACGGTCACGACTGACGACGCGGGTGCCTGGCGGCGGGGGATAGGCGCCGCCGATCTGGTAGTCGAAGCCGGCGTGGCGGGGCGGGAGTTGCAGCTCCGCGGACGGCTTCGACGTGCCGGCCGACTCCTTGCCGGAGGAACCGCACGCCGACAACGCGGCGGCGAGCAGAAGACAGGCGCCGACGGCCGTCCCGAGGCCTCCGACGCGAGAGACACC
Coding sequences:
- a CDS encoding cytochrome P450, which gives rise to MMETEPVAFPQDRTCPYHPPTAYEPLRATRPLSRITLYDGRPAWLVTGHALARDLLADQRLSTDRTHPDFPAPTERFSAVKNRRVALLGVDDPKHRTQRRMMVPSFTLRRAVELRPEIQRIVDERIDAMVAQGPPAELVSAFALPVPSMVICALLGVPYADHEFFEGQSRRLLRGPTVEDVQDARDQLDAYFEELIDHKQKQPEPGDGVLDELVHQQLREGVLDRQEVISFATILLVAGHETTANMISLGTFTLLQHPQRLAELRGDKELVPAAVEELMRMLSIADGLLRRATEDIEAGDTTIRAGDGVIFATSVINRDEDVYPAPDTLDWHRSARHHVAFGFGIHQCLGQNLARAELEIALRTLFDRLPTLRLAAPADEIPFKPGDTIQGMLELPVTW
- a CDS encoding ferredoxin, yielding MHIDRDIDIDRDVCIGAGQCAMAAPGVFSQDDDGFSTLLPGREDGGGDPMVREAARACPVGAITVSES
- a CDS encoding endo alpha-1,4 polygalactosaminidase, whose amino-acid sequence is MPAKGVSRVGGLGTAVGACLLLAAALSACGSSGKESAGTSKPSAELQLPPRHAGFDYQIGGAYPPPPGTRVVSRDRTASPATGLYNICYVNAFQSQPDERTSWPSDLLLRDERGKVVVDGDWGEALLDIRTPAKRQRVAARIGRWIDGCAAKGFDAVEPDNYDSYTRSRHLLTANDATAFVRLLSRHAHARHLAIAQKNTVELAGLRKRTGLDFAVAEECAEHDECGAYAKAFDDRVLVIEYSDSGLHKALTGFGDRLSIVRRDVMVSTPGSDDYVRKVR